The sequence below is a genomic window from Anser cygnoides isolate HZ-2024a breed goose chromosome 8, Taihu_goose_T2T_genome, whole genome shotgun sequence.
CCTGCTACACAGATTGCTTCACCAACTGCAGGATTCAGTAACTATGACCTTGCTCTGTTTAAGTTACAGCAACAATCGTCCCgtgtttgtgttttttacaAAGCCATGAGAAAAAGCTGTACCCATGCAAGGAGCAGCAGCGCTCTGCTGAAGAGAGGTGCTTTATGTTTTAGCTCTGCTTAACATAACCAGCTCTTTTCCAATCTGCTCAGGCAAATGAATAAAGCATGCCCTGAAGTACTCTTCACAACCAAACCAATTCAGCAGCTACACAGCTAACTTCAAACATCCTGtaacaaaacattaaattaaaaaaagctacTTCTAACTCTTGATTCAATAGTTTTTGTtcaataaagtttttttttctttagtgaagACAAGAATTTCACTGACATCCCACACTGAGAAAATTCACAGATCTAACCACAATATTTTTcgctattaaaaaagaaatccacagttcttgaaatgtttctaacattttgtaaaaatgctagccaagattatttttcttcagtgacttGATTTCCTAGTTTAAAACATGAAAGTCAGGAGGCACTAACTCCAAGTACAAAGCACTCACATCTGTTAAGACAAGGTGACCGTAACCTGCAAAAATGTTCTCAAAGtaacatattttttctagtaACTCAGAAAGTGTCCATTTGCACTTGGCTTGTGATACTTATCACATCTGCATTCTACTCCTCTTTCTTATTTCAGAGACATTTGTAGAAACAAaaaggggcttttttttttttaaatgccatctGTTCCCTGCATATTTTCACTTCAAGTCCTAGTATAATATCTGCAATGGAAACTTCTGTGTCATATAGGATTAAGACTACAAACCAGATGTATAAAATATGCAGAGGTTGTGCTTCCTTACAAAtagctgctaaaaaaaaaataaggaaagtaTCACCTAAAGCTTTTCTATTCTAAacacaaaactttaaaaagttattttatggTGGTTTTCTCTAGAAATACTCTGAACTAATGCGAAAGGAAAAACtactcttcttaaattcagtaattttatttcctctttccagGGCTCTAcacctgtttctttcctgagtCAGAGACTGGAAGTTTGAAAACACCAGACTCCAAATATGTGAGCACAGGGAACCTTTCGCTTGAAATACCACCCATATATTCATTCACGAAGTAACATTTGCACAAGTCTTTTTCATAAACATCTCAGATTTTTACAGCAGCGATGTAACTCCCCGGTAAACTCATCCGTGATGGCTCTTCAATTATCTCAGGTGTTTTCTCACCTCCGTGCCTCCCGCCCCCTCTGCTGTTTACATACTTCACTCAGCCACTTCCAACCTTCCAGAATATTATCAGCATTACTAACACCTGTGTCACTCACACCTTGGGGGCTGGGAAGGAAACGCTGACTTACCTGGTCGCATTAACATAAAACGATTTTGCAgcaatgcttttaaaagattCTGCCATTGCTTACAAGGATTTCAACAGCGACTGCTCGGCTAGAGCTGTTTAAGAACCCACGGCTCGTACAGAAAGCCAAGAACCGCTGAAGTTGCTCCAACATGGCTCGTTATTAAACCAAATTCAGCTTAAAGCCTTAAATAAATGTCTGAAAAGCCAGGCGAGAGCACAGCTATTCTGATCGAGCCCAAGCACTGCTGTTTACGTGAAACCACCAAGACTTCAGGCTACCTGGGCACGCACCAGGCTCCCAGAAATAACTTTCCGGGCGGAGGACGCCGAGAAAAGCTGCCTCCTGCTCGCTGCTGGCTCCTGGAGCCGCGCTCCCGAGGGGCCCCACCGACACCTGACGGCTTCCCCAGCCCGCAGCGAGCCGGGGACACCCGGCCCGGGCTGCCCGGAGCACGCGGGTGGCTGCGTGaagccgcggggggggggggggggggggggcggcaaaCCTCATCCACCAGCCCTACAGAAAGGCCGGGGACAGcccgaggacccccccccccattttccctcccccccgccccccccccccccgaagcaCGGCTCGCCCAGTTTCGTTTCCAACTCGCCACCAAAACAGCGGCAGCCCCGGGCGCTCCGCCCAGCAGGAagccccgagcccggccccACGGGGACTTtaccccccccggccccgcagcccccttaCTGCCAGCCCGGAGCCACCCCCTCAGCGCGGccgggaggtgggggggggggacgtgtcAGGCGCCGCAAACTTTCCGGCCGAGCAGGAAACAATAACCACGGAGCCtcggccctgccccggcccggccgggcggCCCTGCCCGGCGGGGAGCCCCTCGCTGAGGGCTCGGGGACGGAGCCCAGCGGGGTCCCGCTGcccggagccgccccccccccccccggcccgccccgctccccgctccccgccgccagCGGGGGCCCGGCCCACGGGAGGCCGAGCCCGGCCCGCTCCgaggcggtgctgggggggtacGGAGGGGTCGGGTCGGGGCTCGGGGAAGGGCCCGGGGATGTGAGGGGGAACCGGGAGCggtgggaggagggggggggtcgGGCTGGCGGCGCACTCACCGGCCGGGCCCCTCTCGCTGCCTGCTGCGGCCCCAGAACCATAACAAAGCTCTGCCCAAAATggctgcccggccctgcccggccgggggccggagggggcggggctcgcaagcgcggggggcggggccggcgagGCGGAAGGgacacgccccccccccccccggctccgccGCCGGCCACGCGGAGCGCTTCTAACGCTCCCCGCCGCACCGGGCGGGAAACTACGAGACCCACAAGGCAGCGCGCCGCCACCCCGTGCCCGCGGGGCACGCTGGGGGTTGTAGTCCCAGCCCGCCGCACCTCGCCGCGGCGCGTTGACAAAATGTCGGCACCGCCAGGGCGGCAGCagccgccccgctccctcctccgcctccctccccgccgggagcagcggggcagcgcggccgcACCGAGCtgtgcccggccccgccgccgcctgaGGCCCGGCTCGCTGCTCCCCTCacggggccgccccccggcctgccccggcccggcccgcagccgccgcccgtcccccccctgccccgccgggCGGGCCCGGCCGCCTCCGGCCCCGCACGTACCGGGCTCCCCGCCTCGGCCGCTGCCACGCACGCCCGGGCCCTTCCCCGCCCGGCGGAACGAACCGCCCCGTTCCCGTTCCcggccggggccgagccccAGCGGAGCGCTGCCCCGGGCCGCAGGATATCCGGCGGCTGCCCTGGGAGCCGTGGTGGCGGCGGCCTGAGGCGATGTCCTGCGGCGGGTGAGGGGTGGGAGAGCGCCCGGGGTGCTTGCTCCGAAACGTCCCGCGGTAAGGGGCTGGCGGCCGGGTGACAGAGCAGCCCGGGCCCTTACCGGGGACAGCATGAGCTCGGCTGCTCATCAGCTTCAGGCCGTCACCTGTGCTTGTCTCTTTTAGGGCCTCAGTAAAGCAAATATGTTTCACCTCATGCAACGATGCTGCTTCCGCACACCCTTCAGAGTAAGTTTCTGAAGCTTTctttgctctctctttttttctagaatAACAAACTGCATGGTTGGagcattggggaaaaaaagtgacttaCAAGTTAGAGTAGTCACATGTTTATCACAGTTACATGTTTCAAGCACATTCCTAATTTTCAGAATGGCTTTGGCCAAAGCgaacttcttaaaaataaaattttggtgTCTAAATTCCCTTTctcctattattattattgttacagAGTAGTGAGGGGATAGTAGCAGTTTTCTGGGGTCACATTGTTCTACTTCTGAaatcatattttctgaaaaggcCTGACAAGTTAAGttaaaaatgcttaaagaaTGCTTGCGTGGGTGGAAGAATAAGTGGATATATACACCTTTCACAGTGAGTAAGGTCTGCTTGTTCACTGAAGAGCCTAGCTGCTCTTTGTCAGCTAGGTTGTGAAAGCTATATCAGCTTGatctgttaaattaaaaaacatttgaaagccAAAGAAGAAGGGCATCAGTGATGTTCTCTGAGCAGAAAAACTACTTGCTCAGCACAGTACTTCATATATACTCTAACTGTAGGACAGGAAGCGTATGTTGTAAGGTGTTCAGAACAAATTTTATAATTGCAGCTCCAGAAGATAACCGGCCCCAGACTACTACTGCATGGAAAGAATAAGACAACTTGCCGTTCTCCTAGCCTCTGTCTGCAGAGAGATGTTTGTCTTCTCTCCAGATGTCCAAGCCTCAACAGAGCATCTGTGTATGCAGTCAAGCTCCGGGCTTTTCAcacctctcttcctctcttaaAGAAAAAGCCCCCCCAAGAATCTGAGACCAAAGACTTGGGCCTGTTTCGACAAAGTATGAAATCGCTGAAGGATTCTCCAAAGCCAGCCCTTTACTTAAGCCTGGCGGGGCTGATTCCGTTTGTTTCTGTGCCGCTGTCAATGGTCGTCCAAGGGACCTACTACCCAGAGCTGGCGTTCGCTCAGGTTACCTACGGTGCTGTAATCCTCTCTTTCCTAGGAGGAATGAGGTGGGGGTTTGCTGTCCCGGAAAACAGCCCAGCCAAGCCAGACTGGATGAACCTGGCTAACAGTATGGTTCCTCCTCTAATTGCCTGGCAAGCCTTGCTTTTTAAAGATATCACTGATGGTGCAATAATGCTGGTAATGGGCTTAGGGATAGCACTACATTATGACCTTTCCCTTCTTCCTACTTATCCTATTTGGTTTAAAGGATTGAGAATAGTGGCAACAGTGGTGGCAGCGTTATCACTGTTAGCTACTGTAGCAATGAAAGCTTACTCAGAGAAGAACCTAATtatcagcagaaataaatagcaGGACCCAAAACAataaagcaagaggaaaaagctgTTTATCTGCTAATAAGGTATTTGTATTGAGGTCCAGGGAAAATAAAGATTCATGCTTAGATGTCATAAGATGGCATTAATCGAGATGCTTATTTTGAAGCAAGTAAGTTCATAGCAAATTTAGGAAGGAAGGATTGCAAATACTGATCGCTTCCAAGGCAGGCATGAATCTGCTATTGCCTGTAGAACAAAGCATCACTCTTGAATGAGTTAAGATGTCACTGTCATATTAATTTAATATGGAGATTCATGTAATACAGGTATGAACTGCTCTATTCTGAATGATTAAAGTATCTGGTTTAACTATAACGTGCTGATGTTCTGTGGTAGGGAGAACAACCATATAGTCATAAATGTGTTCCAAACAATAACAAGATGAATGCAGTAAGTTTAGCATTTAAAGAAGTGGAATTGTGCAGAAATACATAAGCTTTCAATTCCTATTTTGTGGAAATGCAAGAAAAGAGAGGCAAAACTTCTCTACCTTATTTCAACTGAGATGTTTTAAATGCTGTGTGATTAAGCACTAGTCAGATAAGAAGGAATATGCAAGGCATAGGCAAGGTTTGTTTGTGGTGGGAAGTCAAGGTCAGCATTCCCCTAAAACGTCATTCAGATGCTGTGATTTAGCAGGGACAGctagaaaactgttttcaagcTCCACAAGAGACAAAAGGTTAGTTCCTAGATTTTGTTTGGACTGAGGGTTACTTAAGTGAGGAAGTTGCACACAGTCATGAAGAACCATCGTATTCCTACTGTCAGATGATGCTTGGTATGATATGACACAAGGACTCTTGCTAGCACTAAGAGATCAGACAATACAATTGAAAAAAAGCTTGTGCATCCTCCCTCCTCAACTCGTTTTACTTGAGGAACCTGGGCAGGTACAAATAGAATTGTACCCTGTGATCCCTTTGTGATTGACTGATTATTGAAACAGACTGCAGGAGGGTATTCTCTTCCTAACATCATTTAGGGGAAAAATCAACAGCATCAGTCATGctcatttccttttccagctTCAGCTACCTCAGAAGCCAACTATACCTTCTGTGAATTTATTTACTGTAGCTTTTTTATCCGAAGTATTAAGTACAGTgtaagataaaagaaaaaagctgaaatgtgaCATCTCTACATGTTCTTAGGACCAATTTAGTTAATCCTCATAGCTGTCTTAGAGCACCGTTCTTCATAGCTGTTCAATGAAGAATGAATCACCTACCATAACTTAAAATTTGTCATTCTGCAAAAGAACGGTTTAAGAAACCTGCCTATCCTCAAGATAGAGATGCCTTCTTGTTGCTGAAAGAGCAGCTTGGTATGTGAGCATCTGACTTGCATACCCTGTTGACTTGTACATGCTAACAGCATCATATCTCCGAATTGGCAATACAGTTAGATGTTCTCTGAATATAAACAAAGTAAAAGTGAGTTTGTgaataaaaacagttcttttattctttcttacttagacacagtatttttttttttaaatggatccAGACAAGAGTACTTACTGTCTTTGGCCTGAGTCAGGGAAAGACGTGATGAATATCGGAGACTGTAATCAACTGAGTTCCACGCCTCACTGAAACATCATAAAACTGACCATAAAAACTGGAGAAGGTAACTTCATACCAACAGCAGATTCCCTCAAGCTGCTCTAAGCCAGAAAGTTTAGTGAAAGGGATGAGAAGTGAACGTGTAGTTCCCTTATAAAATACACTGAAGGTAACGTTTCTCAAATGGCTTGTGAAGGATCCTGAAACCTAAATAAGAAAAGCTTAAGAAATATTACCTATCCTTTGATCCCAGAGATGGCTgcacaaaactgaacaaaaacaCAGGAGTGTTTAACTACAGAAGTATGTTATTTGCAGCTTTAAAGTAGTCCACATTTATAACCAGGGGGATTTccagttaaaataaacaaacaaaataacctaTTAGGTGAAAGTAGCAATGATACAACAATGATTACAATGGGAAAGCACCCTATTCAAGAGCATTCCACACTAAgttacaaaaatgcattttattatgaaaaactgtttaaaacaaGCTTAAACTTGAAAAAAGACAGAATAGACACACCTaagaaatcattttgaaataaaacatacaaaacttGAGTGATCCGAGAAACAAATACTCCATTGTCTAGCACGTTTTAGGCTGGCAAGCTCCCAGTTCTGTGTTAGAATGTAAACCCTTGATTCTTAAAGTACCTGAAACACTCATTCTGGAGGCTTTTGCTCGTATATTAATTTGTTAATTGCACAAACGGGATATTGACTTAGACAGCATGAATGCCTCTTTGTCTCCATAGTGCAGGCTTCCTGTTTTGTAACATTCCAGTTGTGGTTTTGTGTTCTAGAGTAACACTGTCTATCAAAGTTCGAGCAGCCTTATTTCAGAGTCATCTATAGCTGTGCAGACGATGCAATCGTGTTGTGCAAAAAGCAGCTTCAAGTACAACGTTACTTAGATGAATCTAGAAATAACTCCAAACTCCTGCAAGAACTGTTCTACTAAGTGTATCCACGCTAAATGCAAACTCATTAAGACAAGACACGCTGATAGCATCACTCCAATGCTGAACACAGCTAATTCTATCACAGAAAGCTCCAACCACTCAAAGTTTGGAAGAGGCAGGACACAAGATGTAGCAAGGATGAACATGTGCACCTTGCATGTATTCCAATGCCAAATCTTGGCATGCGTCACACAGGGTAAAACAcaagtaaggaaaaataaaaatgggcaAAATGCTTTCCCTGGATTTTCAGTTTAAGAAGAGTCCTAACTGCAGGACAGCTAATCTAATGAAcagcatttccatttaaaatcaaagtttACACAAAAAAGGAGCTCTACTCTCATTGCTGACACCACtgacggaaaaaaaaaaagcctgtgctGAAGTGGAATGACATTATTAGAACTGCAAGAAAAAACTAGAGAACAGGAAATCCTCAGCCGCTTACCATCACAGTTAGTTGGGTGGCAGGGAAGTAAACATCTAACCCACATTTAATGCCTATGCCCAGCAGCAGAAGGAGAGGCTCAAATGCAGCTGGGTCACAAGTAGAGGTACCAAGTCTTCCCTGCCTCtcatcttttcctctttgttttctcccagaaaaggaaaactaatgCTAACCAAGTAGCCAGTCTGCTCTTATTATCAGATGACTCCCACCATCCATAGCAGCCTTCTGCCAGCTTGTACGACCAGCTAAAGACACTAACTTTAGTGCATCTTAGGGAATTAATATGATTAATGTCTCTAGCATGCTGGAAtgatttcttcagattttttacaGGGCAAATTTGCCATTTAAGTGAACTTAATCCAGTCATAAGAGACATTCCTACCTTTAACAGAGTACTTCCTGAAACAGACTTTGGATAAGCCAATTTACTTTGATGGGCAAGagttttaatatttccttttgcctAGGAAAAGCCCTCTCATCTAATTCTCCACTGTCTTTACTGAAGCTTCTGCTGCCAGAAGGTTTCTGGACAATGAAACTGGAAATCTGAGGAGACACATGTTCACTCATTCCTTGGATGAAGTTTCTTCCTTGTGCTTTACAGCACAGCTACACCTCCTTCACAGCGGCTGGTGATCATGTTGGCAATTTCAGTCCAACTGTCCATATGTGGGTTATAAACTTCAACAGAGTCAGAGGTTACTGGAGCAGCGAAATCGTGACTGGGAGCTCGGCCTCCCGAGGCATAAAGAAATCCATTCACAGCCACAACACAGACACCAG
It includes:
- the TMEM69 gene encoding transmembrane protein 69; the protein is MFHLMQRCCFRTPFRLQKITGPRLLLHGKNKTTCRSPSLCLQRDVCLLSRCPSLNRASVYAVKLRAFHTSLPLLKKKPPQESETKDLGLFRQSMKSLKDSPKPALYLSLAGLIPFVSVPLSMVVQGTYYPELAFAQVTYGAVILSFLGGMRWGFAVPENSPAKPDWMNLANSMVPPLIAWQALLFKDITDGAIMLVMGLGIALHYDLSLLPTYPIWFKGLRIVATVVAALSLLATVAMKAYSEKNLIISRNK